DNA from Amorphoplanes friuliensis DSM 7358:
TGGTCACCAGTGCACGGGCGTTGTAGCCGTACGTCGTCTTGAAGAGCTTGCTGAAATGGGTGGGATCGGGGAATCCCCACCGGGCGGCCACGGCGGTGACCGTACGTCCGCCCGCGGTCAGCTCGGCCCGGCAGCGCTCCAGGCGGCGGCGCCGGATCAGGGCCGCGACGGTGAGCGGCTGGTCCTCGAACAGCTTGTGCAGCCGGCGTACGGACATGTGATGGGCGGCGGCGATGCCCAGCGGGGACAGATCAGGATCGGCCAGCCGGGCCTCGATGTACCCGGCGATCCGGTTCCGCAGCCACTCGTCCGGGGCGGGTTGTTCGTCGCCCAGCCGGGCCTCCAGCGCAACCGTGATCAGCTCGATGACGGCCGCTGCCGACCGCAGCGCCTCCGCCTCACGGAACTCGGTCGCCGACCGCGCTGATTCGCGAGCCAGCACGGAGACGAGAGCGCCGGGTCCGTGGCTGCCGTCGATGCGCCGGCCGACGAGCCGGTCGATCTGCGCGGGCCGGATTCGAAGCTCCCGGCGCGGAACCAGGATGGTGACGTGCGCCGAGGCGGTGCTCTCGAACCGGAACGTCCGCGTGGGATCGAGCAGCACCAGGTCGGCCGGCCCGAGGTCGGCGTCGCCGCGCCCCTGCTCGATCCGCGTGCGGCCCCGGATCATCACCTTGATCGCCATGTTCTCGCCGTCGGAGGCGTCACGCTCCCACCCGGCACAGTCGCTCTCGGGCGTTTCGAGGGAGACCAGCCGCAGCGGCCCGAGGTCACGGGTGGTGATCCGCCCCCGGAAGCCGGCCCCGGCCAGCTTGTTGACCAGCGGCGGAAACCCGCTGGCGGCCAGCTCGTCCTGGAACGTCTCAAGGTTGCCGATCACCGCTCAACGATAGCGGCGACACCTCCGCCCGGCCTTCTGCCTTTATGCCGCATCATGGTTGACATGCGTCGATGGGCTGCTGCGGCCGTCGTCGGCGGGTTGCTCGTGTGGACCGCGCTGGCCACGCCGCTGAGTGTCGCGATCGGCGAGTACTTCGCCTACTACGACCCGCAGTCAGACCCGGAACGGCTGGAGTACCACCGTGACCTGGCGGCGCATGTCTACACGGCCGGGCACTGGTTCGGGCAACTTGTCGCGGCACTCCTCGGCGTCTGGTGGGTCGCCCGCTCGGGGGCGTACCGCCCTGCGACGGTCCTCCGGGCGGCCGCGACCGGTGCGGTGCTCGGTCTCGGCACCGGTGCGGTGGCGATCGCCGCCGGCATACGCCCCATGCGCGCCAACGGGTACCCGAGTGTGGCACCCGACCCGACGATGCTGTCCGATCCCGCGGTGCGCTGGTGCCTCCTGGCGAGCCTGGCGTGCTTCCCGCTGTGGACTCTCATCGGGGCAGCGATCACACGGCTGGTTCGCCGGGGCGCGCTGCTCGCCGTCGTCGCGGCGATTCTTTGCCAGCCCGTCACGCTCATCTTCACGGTGGGAGTCGTCGCGCCGCCGTCGAGCCACTCGATGGCGGTCGCGACGGTCGCCGACGCCGGCCCGACCGCGCTCTTGATGCCGGCGATCCTGCTCGCCTGGGCCGCGGTGGCCACGGGCACGGCGACCGTCGTGAGCCGACGCCGAGCCGGGCGACCGGCTGAGGACCCCGCTTCGCCACCGGAACCCCCACCAGATTCACCAGCACTTCCGTGAGAGCGCACCGGATCGTTATTGCCGGCGCGAGGCTTGCCGCTTGGCGAGGGCCATCCGGCACAGGTAGAGCGGCGTCGGTGGCACCCAGCGCAGCTGAAGGGCCTGGGACATGTCGTCGCGGTTGGCCCAGTGTTCGAAGACCAGACCATCGCGCATCCGGGTCCAGTGGGTGTGCGTCACGGCCATCTGACGTCCGGTCGCGGGGAACGCCTGGGCGACGCGGCCGTGCTCGTCGTAGGTGACGAACGGGCCCACCTGGCGTCCGGACATCGTGCAGTGCACGACAACCAGGTCGTCGGACGCCGCGGTCTCGTGGATGTCGAAGGCCAGCTCGGCGAAGGCCGACCGCAACCAGCGCGCGGTCGCGGCGAACGCGGCCGGACCCTGGACCCGGCAGTCGGGTGGCTCTGCTGTGGCCTCACGGTTGACCGCGTCGGGATGGATTACCTCGTGCAGCTCGGTCAGTTCGCCCGAAGCCATGATCTTCATAGCTCGAACGGAGGTTTCGATATCCTCGATCGCCACGCGGACCCCCTGCTTGGATACAGGCGAGTAGTATTCAATACCGATGACTGGTAGTCAAATGAATGGTCGCACCTACGACAACACCCGGCGCGCCGAGCAGGCCCGCCTGACCCGGCGCCGGATCCTCGACGCCGCACGTGAGCTGATCGTGGCGCGCGGACCCACGTCGGTCACCATGCGCGAGGTTGCGGTGCACGCGGCCGTGTCGGCCGAGACGGTCCAGAAGACGTTCCGCACCAAGGCCGCGCTCCTCAAGGAGACCTACGATGTGACGCTGGCCGGGGACGACGAACCCGTACCCATGGTCGACCGTCCTGAGATCCAGGCGATCCTGGCGGCGACCACGCCGCGGGAGAAGCTGGCCCGTTACGCCACCGTCGCCCGAGTGCTCGGTGATCGGACCGGCCCGCTGGTGTCGAAGCTGCTGGCCGGCTCCCGCAGCGGCGATCCCGACCTCGCCGATTTCCGCGAGACCGTCAACCGGGAACGCCTGATCGGCGTGACCGGGATAGTCGGCCACCTCGCCGACACCGGAGGCCTGCGCGCCGGCCTGTCACCCGAACAAGCCCGCGACATCGTCTGGGCCCTGATCTCGCCCGAGCTGTACGACCTGCTGATCACCGACCGTGGCTGGACACCCGACCAGTACGAGCAGTGGCTCGCCCGGACCCTCACCGACGCACTGACCGAGTGACCTCACCGCCGGGGTTCTAAGCCGATGTCCGGCGCTGGGCGGGCTGCAGAGCTTCCATTGCCACCCCGGCGCGGGTCAGGATGCGCTCGACGTCGGCGATGTCCGGCAGCCAGTCGATCACGTCCTCACCGTGCACGATCCGGTACGACGTGACGCTGCCGCGGCGCACCACCTCGACCCGCCACGAGCCGCCGAGGGTCTGCATGACACCGTCGATCGTCTCGACCGGTGGTGTCACCCGGGGCACCCGCGCCGGGCTCTTGTCCGGCCGCAGACCACGCCACGACGGGTGGCGCATCTTGCCGTCGCCGGTCCAGTTCCGGAACGACACCTCACCGACGATCACCGGTTCCACCCAGCGGGCACCCCGCGCATCGACACGCGGTATGCCCGCCACCGCGGGTGTGGGGCGGCTCAGCGGCGCCAGCATGCCCTGGAGCTGCTCGAGCATCGCCTGGGTGAAGCCCGTGCCCACTCCCCCGGCGTACGCGAGGTTGCCGTCAGGTCCGGTGACCGCGGTCAGGAGCGAACCGATGGTCCCGGAGCGGCGTCCGCCGCCGGGTTTCCAGCCGATGACCACGATCTCCTGGGTCTGGTTGAACGGCACCTTGATCCAGTCGCGGGAGCGCCGGCCGCTCTGGTAGGTCGACCCCAGCCGCTTGGCGACGATCCCCTCGAGGCCCTGGCTGCGGGCGGCGGTCAGCACCGCCGCCGGGTCGGCGTTCACAAAATGCGCCGGGACGCGCACCGCATCACCGGCCAGATCAAGACCGGCCAGCAGCTCGCGACGCTGGAGATAAGGCAGCGCGGTCGTGGCCTCACCGTCAAGAAACAGCAGGTCAAAGACTTCATAGACCACCGGTACGGCGGTGACGAGCGCCGGCGCAGGTGCGCTGAGGTGCATGCGCTGCTGCAGCCGCTCGAACGAGGCGACCCCCGCGGAATCCAGGGCGACGAGCTCCCCGTCGAGGACCACACGATGCCCGGCCGCGAGGGGTACCAGCTCGGCCAGCTCGGGGTAACCGGTGGTGATGTCCCGGCCGTTCCGCGAGAACAACCGCACGCCGTCGTCGACGTAGGCGAGGCAGCGGATGCCGTCCCACTTGAACTCCAGCGCGACGTCGTCCCCGGCCGGCGGCTCCCCGAGCGTGGCCAGCATCGGCTCGATCACCTCGCCGGCGCTCATGCGCACCCGTCCTGCCCGGCCCCGGAACGCAGGCCCGTACGACGGTCGAGCTGAACCGCCTCGATCCGCCACCGCGCGCCCTCGCCCGTGCCCACGATCTCCAGTGATCACCCGATCGGCGCCCGGGTCAACCGCACCGCCAAAAATGGTGCAAATTACACCAATGAAGTTCGGGAGACACCCGGACGATTCGCCACCGGCTAGCTTCGCCGCTCGGTGAGGCGCTACTGGATCGCCCTCGATCAGTGACCGGTCGCGCGTGACGGTTCTCCGGGCCGGAACAACCGGTCGAGCTCGTCCTCGAGGATCCGCTGCGCCGCGGCACCGTCCCGCTGGCCGCCCAGCACGCTCGAACCGAGGCCGTTGGTCAGCGCGAGCAGCGCGGCCGCGGTCAGCGCCGGATCCACGTCGGCGGCGACCTCGCCCGCCTCCTGAGCCGTGGCGATCTGCGCGGCCAGCAGGGACTCCAGCTTGTCGGGGTAGGTGGCGCCGTGCCGGGTTGCCATCTCGGCCTCGCTGCTGAAGAGCAGGGTGTAGAAGCCGGTGTAGGCCCGCGTCAGCCGCACACTCTCCTCGTCGGTCGGCAGGACGGCCGTGAGCGTGCCGTAGATGACGGTGCGTGGGGTGACCGGGCCGAGCGCCCTGATGCCGGCGGACACCCGTTCCGTGAGTTGCTCGCCGAGGTAGGCGAGCGCGGCCAGCAGCAGCTGTTCCTTGGTGTGGAAGTAGTACTGCACGAGGCGGAGGGAGACACCTGCCTCAGCGGCCACTTCGCGCATGGTCGCCGACTGCAGGCCGCGCGTGCTTGCTATCCGCAGCAGGGCTTCGCCGATCTGCCGCCGTCGATGCTCATGGTCCACCCGCTTCGGCATCCCATGATGATACGGTCGTATCACAAAACGGCGTTGAACGGAGGCCGGTATGCCGATCGGCGAGTTCCGCAGCGATCAGGCCCGCGATCGTTTTCTGACCGTCTACGACGATGCTGTCCATCGGCTCTGGCCGTCCTCGTCGGTCGACTCCGATGTGGTCACCAGCTTCGGCACGACCCGCGTCCACCGGCTGGGCTCCGGCGACCGGACGCCGTTCGTGCTCCTGCCGGGCTCGGGAGGGCCGTCGCTGATGTGGCACGACTACGTCGGCCGGCTCGCCGCGGACCGCCCGGTGATCACGATCGACCCCGTGGGTGAGCCCGGCCCGTCGGTGCAGACCCGCGCCATCACCAGCGGCGACGAATGGTCCTGCTGGCTCGGCGAGGTCCTCGCCGGTCTCGGCGTCGGCCGCGCCCACCTGGTCGGGACCTCCTACGGCGGGTGGATCGCCCTGCGTCACGCGTTGCGGTCACCGCAGGCCGTTGCCGGTCTGGTGCTCCTCGACCCGGGTGGCTTCGGCAAGGTCAGCCGCAAATTCGTAGCCTGGATCATCGCCTGCGGGCTGACCGGATTTGCACCGAGGCCGGTCCGGCACGCACTGGCGCGGCCCCTCCGCAACGCCTCGTTGCGGGAAGACGACCTCATGCCGCTGGTCAAAGCCTCCTTCGGCTTCCGGCGCAAGCACATCCCGCCCACCCCGCTGACCGACGACGACCTGGAACGAATCACGGCCCCGACGCTGCTGCTGGTCGGCGGTCACAGCCAGCTGTACGACGCCCGGGCGGTCGCCACCAGGGTCACCACCCGGATGCCGCACGCCGTCGCCGAAGTCATCCCCGAGGCCGGCCACGACCTGGTCCTCTGGCATCCCGACGAACTCGCCGCGCGCATGGTGGCCTTCGCCGCGGACGCTTCAGCCCCGGCCTGACAGGCCGCTGACCTCCCACAGCCTCAAATCAGCTCCTGGAGAAGCTCATTGCGGCTCGCGCGGGGAACGGTCCGAAGCCGTGACCGATGGATCGGAGGTGCTGGCCCGGCTGGGGTCGGCGCCGGCGGTGGTGGAGCGGGTTCCGCCGTGGCCGCCGTACCAGTCCAGGACGAGCAGGCAGGCGTCGTCGGGCAGGGCGGGGCCGGCCACCTCGAGGACGACGTCGCCGAGGACGCGGACGACTTCGCGGGGGTGGAGGCGGGTCAGGTCCTGCAGGCGGGCGGGCAGGTCGAGGGCGGCGGCGCCGCGTTCGAGCATGCCGTCGGTGAGCAGCACCAGGCGGTCGCCGGGCAGCAACTGCAGCTCGTCCGCGCGGTAGGGCTTGTCGGCCAGCAGGCCGAACGGCCGGTTCACGGCCAGCGTCACCGGCCGGACGGTCCCGTCGCGGACCAGCAGGGGTGCCGGATGCCCGGCGTTGACCACGGCGAGCAGTCCGGTGGCCAGGTGCAGACGGCCGAGCAGCCCGGTGGCGAAGAGCGACCCGGCCGGGCGGTTGCCGGCGACCGCCTGATTCGCGGCCTGGGCCTGCTCGACCAGGGTCGCGCCGCGCCGGCGGGCGTTGCGGAGCCCGCTGACGCACAGGGTCGCGGTCAACGCGCTGTCCACACCGTGGCCGACGGCGTCGGTGATGCTCAGATGCAGCACCTCGCGGGCCAGGCTGTAGTCGAAGGTGTCCCCGCCGATGCTGGCCGCCGGTTCGAGCCACGCCGACAGCGTGAACGAGTCGGCCTCGCAGGTGAACGCCTCGGGCAGCAGCCGTCGCTGGATCTCGGCGGCCAGGGTGAACGGCGTCGTGCGCTGACCCCACTCAAACAGGTCCGTGTGCCGGCGGTTGGCGATGACGACAAACGCCAGGGTGTGCGCGGCCCGCGACACCCGCTCCACCGCCGCCTCGCTCGGCGCGGCCGACAGCGCGAGCTCCAGCAGCCCGATGGCCTCCCCGCGCTGGGTGACCGGTGCTCGCACCACGAACCGGTCGCCGACCTGCTCGACCAGCACCTGCTGCGAGCGCAACGCCTGCTCCTGGGGGCCGCCGTCGAAGGCCAGGACCTCGGCGACGTCCTGGTCCTGCCGCCGGCCCCGGGACACCTGGTCGACCGGAATGTGCACCAGCCGCACCAGGGCCCGGCCGCTCATGTCGGCGACGAGGAACGACACCCAGTCAGCGTTCAGATGGTCGCCGATGGTGCGGGTCACCGCCTCGACCGCGTCGACCGGGGCTGCCTTCTCCACCGCGAGAAGCACATGGTCGAGAGCCGTTCCGCTCACCGCACTGTCACTCACACGACGCAGCATAGGCGTGACCGGGTGCTCAGCCCTTCTTGCCGTCGAAGGCCTTGGCCTGGCAGCTCAGTTCCAGCGGCTCGTTGGGCTCCATCTCGCCCCAGCCGGGGCCGGGCCACCACTTGCCGTCCTTCTTGACCAGCGGGACGCCCGCCTCGACCAGGCACTCGTGGTAGTTGTCGTTGTCGTCGGCCCAGTACGGGTTCTTGTCCTCGTCGAGCTCCGGGGCGTACACCGGCATCAGCTTTCCGCAGGCCTTGACCACTTTCTGGTCCGAGGTCGCCATGATGCGGCCGTTGAGTTTCCCGC
Protein-coding regions in this window:
- a CDS encoding helix-turn-helix domain-containing protein, which codes for MIGNLETFQDELAASGFPPLVNKLAGAGFRGRITTRDLGPLRLVSLETPESDCAGWERDASDGENMAIKVMIRGRTRIEQGRGDADLGPADLVLLDPTRTFRFESTASAHVTILVPRRELRIRPAQIDRLVGRRIDGSHGPGALVSVLARESARSATEFREAEALRSAAAVIELITVALEARLGDEQPAPDEWLRNRIAGYIEARLADPDLSPLGIAAAHHMSVRRLHKLFEDQPLTVAALIRRRRLERCRAELTAGGRTVTAVAARWGFPDPTHFSKLFKTTYGYNARALVTNNRARTTRTRTAGPEQDGGDQGTR
- a CDS encoding ester cyclase, which translates into the protein MKIMASGELTELHEVIHPDAVNREATAEPPDCRVQGPAAFAATARWLRSAFAELAFDIHETAASDDLVVVHCTMSGRQVGPFVTYDEHGRVAQAFPATGRQMAVTHTHWTRMRDGLVFEHWANRDDMSQALQLRWVPPTPLYLCRMALAKRQASRRQ
- a CDS encoding TetR/AcrR family transcriptional regulator produces the protein MNGRTYDNTRRAEQARLTRRRILDAARELIVARGPTSVTMREVAVHAAVSAETVQKTFRTKAALLKETYDVTLAGDDEPVPMVDRPEIQAILAATTPREKLARYATVARVLGDRTGPLVSKLLAGSRSGDPDLADFRETVNRERLIGVTGIVGHLADTGGLRAGLSPEQARDIVWALISPELYDLLITDRGWTPDQYEQWLARTLTDALTE
- a CDS encoding TetR/AcrR family transcriptional regulator; the encoded protein is MPKRVDHEHRRRQIGEALLRIASTRGLQSATMREVAAEAGVSLRLVQYYFHTKEQLLLAALAYLGEQLTERVSAGIRALGPVTPRTVIYGTLTAVLPTDEESVRLTRAYTGFYTLLFSSEAEMATRHGATYPDKLESLLAAQIATAQEAGEVAADVDPALTAAALLALTNGLGSSVLGGQRDGAAAQRILEDELDRLFRPGEPSRATGH
- the ligD gene encoding non-homologous end-joining DNA ligase, with translation MSAGEVIEPMLATLGEPPAGDDVALEFKWDGIRCLAYVDDGVRLFSRNGRDITTGYPELAELVPLAAGHRVVLDGELVALDSAGVASFERLQQRMHLSAPAPALVTAVPVVYEVFDLLFLDGEATTALPYLQRRELLAGLDLAGDAVRVPAHFVNADPAAVLTAARSQGLEGIVAKRLGSTYQSGRRSRDWIKVPFNQTQEIVVIGWKPGGGRRSGTIGSLLTAVTGPDGNLAYAGGVGTGFTQAMLEQLQGMLAPLSRPTPAVAGIPRVDARGARWVEPVIVGEVSFRNWTGDGKMRHPSWRGLRPDKSPARVPRVTPPVETIDGVMQTLGGSWRVEVVRRGSVTSYRIVHGEDVIDWLPDIADVERILTRAGVAMEALQPAQRRTSA
- a CDS encoding alpha/beta fold hydrolase, whose product is MPIGEFRSDQARDRFLTVYDDAVHRLWPSSSVDSDVVTSFGTTRVHRLGSGDRTPFVLLPGSGGPSLMWHDYVGRLAADRPVITIDPVGEPGPSVQTRAITSGDEWSCWLGEVLAGLGVGRAHLVGTSYGGWIALRHALRSPQAVAGLVLLDPGGFGKVSRKFVAWIIACGLTGFAPRPVRHALARPLRNASLREDDLMPLVKASFGFRRKHIPPTPLTDDDLERITAPTLLLVGGHSQLYDARAVATRVTTRMPHAVAEVIPEAGHDLVLWHPDELAARMVAFAADASAPA
- a CDS encoding PP2C family protein-serine/threonine phosphatase, which produces MSDSAVSGTALDHVLLAVEKAAPVDAVEAVTRTIGDHLNADWVSFLVADMSGRALVRLVHIPVDQVSRGRRQDQDVAEVLAFDGGPQEQALRSQQVLVEQVGDRFVVRAPVTQRGEAIGLLELALSAAPSEAAVERVSRAAHTLAFVVIANRRHTDLFEWGQRTTPFTLAAEIQRRLLPEAFTCEADSFTLSAWLEPAASIGGDTFDYSLAREVLHLSITDAVGHGVDSALTATLCVSGLRNARRRGATLVEQAQAANQAVAGNRPAGSLFATGLLGRLHLATGLLAVVNAGHPAPLLVRDGTVRPVTLAVNRPFGLLADKPYRADELQLLPGDRLVLLTDGMLERGAAALDLPARLQDLTRLHPREVVRVLGDVVLEVAGPALPDDACLLVLDWYGGHGGTRSTTAGADPSRASTSDPSVTASDRSPREPQ